In one Lachnospiraceae bacterium GAM79 genomic region, the following are encoded:
- a CDS encoding protein translocase subunit SecDF, with protein sequence MKKARKKAIWVLILFLLVLAGSIYVALFGVGDRGKAKYISLGLDLKGGLSVTYEIQDEDYSDADVQDTIYKLQKRIDSHTTEHNVYSEGNGKITAEIPGVTDADAILEDLSIEGKLEFLDPENYELWSQGKDYTPALTGDDIKGADAKIDSTETGDDNVVQLSFTTAGAQKFADVTTANVGKIVYIVYDGEVVSAPTVQQAITDGNAVINSISTYEEADSLATTIRIGALPLTLKQVRSNIVGATLGSEAVSTTIKAGIIGIICIFIIMICVFRIPGLIASLSLTLYTFMILLVMNLFNVTLTLPGLAGIILSVGMAVDANVVIFTRIKEELATGASVKQSVKAGFHNALSAIIDGNVTTLIAALVLGIFGTGTIKGFAITLAIGIVLSVFTALVVSQLVLNALVTLGVNDVKFFGKAKEPGKVNFVKGGKYCIIASVLVIVIGFCFMPIFAKTKGSALNLSIDFAGGTSITAEFDKAYSLSEAEKDIVPVIAEAAGISEADISVQTVSGTNEIVFKTTELTTQGDDSQLTKVTAALSEKLGATVTNSDNISGSASSDMTRDAFLSVALAAVLMLIYIVIRFKDVKFGVSAVLALCHDVAMVFVLYILLRLSVGNTCIACMLTIFGYSINATIIVFDRIRENIANAGTKKDYKQIVNLSINQTITRNIYTSLTTFVTIFVLYVMGVAAIKEFAFTLMAGVVIGAYSSICVTGPLWYYFKTGFGKKKDAANGKNNKKAVEKKKTAKAQ encoded by the coding sequence ATGAAGAAAGCAAGAAAAAAAGCCATATGGGTATTGATCCTGTTCCTGCTTGTGCTTGCGGGTTCCATCTACGTTGCATTGTTTGGTGTAGGCGACAGAGGAAAAGCAAAGTATATCAGCCTTGGACTTGATCTGAAGGGTGGCTTAAGTGTAACCTATGAGATTCAGGATGAGGATTACAGTGATGCAGATGTTCAGGATACGATCTATAAGCTGCAGAAACGTATTGATTCCCATACAACAGAGCATAACGTATATTCAGAGGGAAATGGTAAGATCACTGCCGAGATTCCGGGTGTAACAGATGCAGATGCAATTCTGGAAGACCTGAGTATCGAAGGTAAGTTAGAGTTCTTAGATCCTGAGAATTATGAATTATGGTCACAGGGCAAGGATTATACTCCAGCTCTTACCGGTGATGATATTAAGGGTGCAGATGCCAAGATTGATTCTACAGAGACCGGTGATGACAATGTAGTACAGTTGTCATTCACAACAGCAGGTGCTCAGAAGTTTGCAGATGTAACAACAGCAAATGTAGGAAAGATCGTCTATATCGTATATGATGGTGAAGTTGTAAGTGCACCAACTGTACAGCAGGCAATTACAGACGGAAACGCTGTTATCAACAGCATTTCAACATATGAAGAGGCAGACAGCCTTGCTACTACGATCCGTATCGGTGCATTGCCACTGACACTGAAGCAGGTACGTTCTAATATCGTCGGAGCAACTCTTGGTTCAGAAGCAGTATCAACAACGATCAAAGCAGGTATCATTGGTATTATCTGTATCTTCATTATCATGATCTGCGTATTCAGAATTCCGGGTCTGATCGCATCATTATCATTGACACTTTATACATTTATGATCTTACTTGTTATGAACCTGTTCAATGTTACATTGACACTTCCGGGTCTTGCAGGTATCATCCTTTCTGTAGGTATGGCGGTCGATGCGAACGTCGTTATCTTTACACGTATTAAAGAAGAACTGGCAACAGGTGCTTCTGTTAAGCAGTCTGTAAAAGCCGGATTCCATAATGCGTTATCAGCGATCATCGATGGTAACGTGACAACCCTGATCGCAGCACTTGTGCTTGGTATCTTCGGAACCGGTACGATCAAGGGATTTGCGATCACGCTGGCAATCGGTATCGTATTATCCGTATTCACAGCACTTGTTGTTTCACAGCTTGTATTAAATGCACTTGTTACACTTGGTGTAAATGATGTGAAGTTCTTTGGCAAGGCAAAAGAGCCAGGCAAGGTCAACTTCGTAAAGGGTGGTAAATATTGTATTATCGCTTCTGTTCTTGTCATCGTGATCGGCTTCTGTTTTATGCCGATCTTTGCAAAGACAAAGGGAAGTGCATTGAATTTAAGTATTGATTTTGCAGGTGGTACATCAATCACAGCAGAATTTGACAAAGCATATTCATTATCTGAGGCAGAGAAGGACATTGTTCCTGTTATCGCTGAGGCAGCAGGCATCAGTGAGGCAGATATCTCTGTTCAGACTGTTTCCGGTACAAATGAGATCGTATTCAAGACCACAGAGCTTACGACTCAGGGTGATGATTCTCAGTTGACAAAGGTAACAGCTGCACTCAGCGAGAAGCTCGGTGCGACAGTAACAAATTCCGATAATATCAGTGGTTCAGCCAGCAGCGATATGACAAGGGATGCATTCCTTTCTGTAGCACTTGCAGCCGTTCTGATGCTGATCTACATTGTAATCCGTTTCAAGGATGTGAAGTTTGGTGTAAGTGCGGTATTAGCCCTTTGCCATGATGTAGCTATGGTATTTGTTCTGTATATCTTACTTCGGTTATCCGTTGGTAATACCTGTATCGCATGTATGCTGACAATCTTCGGTTACTCGATCAATGCGACGATCATCGTATTCGACCGTATCCGTGAGAATATCGCAAATGCAGGAACAAAGAAAGATTACAAGCAGATTGTTAATTTAAGTATTAATCAGACGATCACCAGAAATATCTATACATCCTTAACAACATTTGTTACGATCTTCGTATTATATGTAATGGGTGTAGCAGCGATCAAAGAGTTCGCATTTACTCTGATGGCCGGTGTCGTAATCGGTGCTTATTCTTCTATCTGTGTAACTGGTCCATTGTGGTACTACTTCAAGACCGGATTTGGTAAGAAGAAGGATGCTGCGAATGGCAAGAACAATAAGAAAGCAGTAGAGAAGAAGAAAACAGCAAAGGCGCAGTAA
- the scfB gene encoding thioether cross-link-forming SCIFF peptide maturase, whose protein sequence is MVHQYKSNGYNIVLDVCSGSVHVVDDLVYDIIANYENHTKEQVMELLPSYDKDEVSEAYDEVTGLVEDGTLFTEDIFKDYIIDFKKRKTVVKALCINIAHDCNLACRYCFAGEGEYKGDRGLMPLDIAKKSLDFLVANSGNRVNLEVDFFGGEPLMNWDVVKETVRYGRSLEEKHNKKFRFTLTTNGVLLNDEVMEFANKEMANVVLSIDGRKEIHDYMRPTRNGKGSYDLLLPKFQEFAKKRAGKSYYVRGTYTHNNLDFSKDVLHMADLGFDQISIEPVVSLPDEPYAIKEEDIPYLLDQYDILAKEMIKRHKEGRGFNFFHFMIDLTGGPCVAKRLSGCGSGTEYLSVTPWGDLYPCHQFVGEDGFCIGNVNEGITKPELVDEFKLCNVYAKDKCKDCFARFYCSGGCAANSYKFHGNILDAYDIGCELQKKRIECAIMIKAALADEEENQ, encoded by the coding sequence ATGGTACATCAGTACAAAAGTAATGGATATAATATCGTACTCGATGTATGTAGTGGGTCTGTTCACGTAGTGGATGACCTTGTGTATGATATTATTGCAAATTACGAAAATCATACAAAAGAGCAGGTAATGGAATTGCTGCCATCCTATGATAAGGATGAAGTATCGGAAGCCTATGACGAGGTAACCGGCCTGGTAGAAGACGGAACACTATTTACAGAAGACATATTCAAAGATTATATCATTGATTTTAAAAAGAGAAAAACAGTGGTAAAGGCTCTGTGTATCAATATTGCACATGACTGTAATCTTGCATGCAGATATTGTTTTGCAGGAGAAGGTGAGTACAAGGGTGACAGAGGTCTGATGCCACTTGACATAGCAAAGAAATCTCTGGATTTCCTCGTTGCCAATTCCGGTAACCGTGTAAATCTTGAGGTCGATTTCTTCGGCGGTGAGCCACTTATGAACTGGGATGTCGTAAAAGAGACCGTTCGATATGGAAGAAGCCTGGAGGAGAAGCATAATAAGAAATTCCGTTTCACACTGACAACAAACGGTGTGTTGTTAAATGATGAGGTAATGGAATTTGCCAATAAAGAGATGGCAAATGTCGTATTATCCATCGACGGAAGAAAAGAGATTCATGATTACATGCGTCCGACCAGAAATGGAAAGGGAAGCTATGATCTGTTACTTCCAAAGTTCCAGGAATTTGCAAAGAAGCGTGCCGGAAAGAGTTATTATGTAAGAGGCACTTATACGCATAACAATCTGGATTTTTCAAAGGATGTATTACACATGGCAGATCTTGGATTTGACCAGATCTCCATTGAGCCGGTTGTATCTCTGCCGGACGAGCCTTATGCGATAAAGGAAGAGGATATTCCGTATCTGTTAGATCAGTATGATATCCTTGCAAAAGAGATGATCAAAAGACATAAAGAAGGAAGGGGCTTCAATTTCTTCCACTTTATGATAGATTTGACAGGGGGACCATGCGTGGCCAAACGTCTGTCGGGGTGTGGTTCAGGTACAGAATATCTGTCAGTTACACCATGGGGCGACCTTTATCCGTGCCATCAGTTTGTCGGTGAGGATGGGTTCTGCATCGGAAATGTAAATGAAGGTATTACGAAACCGGAACTTGTTGATGAGTTTAAGCTCTGCAATGTCTATGCAAAGGACAAGTGTAAGGACTGTTTTGCAAGATTCTATTGTAGCGGTGGCTGTGCGGCGAACTCATATAAATTCCATGGGAATATATTAGATGCGTATGATATCGGATGTGAACTTCAGAAAAAGCGTATCGAATGTGCGATCATGATCAAAGCCGCATTAGCAGATGAAGAAGAAAATCAATAA
- the scfA gene encoding six-cysteine ranthipeptide SCIFF, which yields MKRIKTLTNRTMKNTMVKGGCGECQTSCQSACKTSCTVGNQSCENAENK from the coding sequence ATGAAGAGAATAAAGACACTCACAAACAGAACAATGAAGAACACAATGGTTAAAGGTGGATGCGGCGAATGCCAGACATCATGTCAGTCAGCTTGTAAGACATCATGCACAGTCGGAAATCAGAGCTGTGAGAATGCTGAGAACAAGTAA
- a CDS encoding TIGR04086 family membrane protein codes for MITGQKIFSLLKALAVSYIITAILLLVTALLMYKLGLGETAIHLSIIIIHGISVFLGGFLTGKMVKEQKYIWGLMLGVCYVLVIGIVSFIMNGTIHISAGGTLTNVILCLAAGMLGGMLG; via the coding sequence ATGATTACAGGACAGAAAATTTTCAGCCTGTTAAAGGCACTTGCGGTATCTTACATAATAACAGCGATCCTGCTGCTTGTAACGGCACTCCTCATGTACAAGCTGGGGCTGGGTGAAACGGCGATTCATCTGAGTATTATCATCATTCATGGCATCTCTGTGTTCCTTGGCGGTTTTCTTACCGGCAAGATGGTGAAGGAGCAAAAGTATATCTGGGGATTGATGCTCGGAGTGTGCTATGTGCTGGTGATCGGTATTGTATCTTTCATTATGAACGGTACGATCCACATCTCTGCCGGAGGAACATTAACGAATGTGATCCTGTGTCTCGCAGCCGGAATGCTTGGCGGAATGCTAGGTTAG